A genomic segment from Spinacia oleracea cultivar Varoflay chromosome 3, BTI_SOV_V1, whole genome shotgun sequence encodes:
- the LOC110786094 gene encoding ER lumen protein-retaining receptor B, with translation MNLFRLAGDMTHLFSIIVLLLKIHATKSCSGISLKTQELYVIVFLTRYLDLFTRFVSLYNTVMKIVFIGTSFAIVWYMRYHKVVKQTYNKDEDTFKHYFLLLPCFVLALLLHNEFTTMDVLWTFSLYLEAVAILPQLVLLQQSRNIDNLTGNYVFFLGAYRGLYVLNWIYRYFLQDHRARWIPWISGLVQTALYADFFYYYILSWKKHEKLKLPA, from the exons ATGAACCTCTTCAGGTTAGCTGGGGATATGACCCATCTTTTCAGCATCATTGTCCTCCTTTTGAAGATCCACGCTACCAAGTCTTGTTCTG GGATATCTCTGAAAACTCAGGAACTATACGTTATTGTCTTTTTGACCCGTTACTTGGACCTCTTCACCAGATTTGTCTCGTTGTATAACACTGTAATGAAGATAGTCTTTATTGGAACATCCTTCGCTATTGTTTGGTACATGAGGtatcataaagtagtgaaacaAACATACAACAAGGATGAAGATACTTTTAAGCATTACTTTTTATTGCTGCCATGCTTTGTGTTGGCTCTTCTGCTTCACAATGAATTCACTACGATGGAT GTTTTGTGGACCTTTTCACTGTACCTGGAAGCAGTTGCCATCTTGCCACAACTGGTATTGTTACAGCAGTCAAGAAACATTGACAACTTGACAGGAAATTATGTGTTCTTCCTGGG AGCATATCGTGGTCTTTATGTCTTGAACTGGATTTATCGGTACTTTTTGCAAGATCATAGGGCTCGTTGGATTC CTTGGATATCAGGTCTGGTGCAGACAGCCCTTTATGCCGACTTCTTTTATTACTACATACTCAG